The proteins below come from a single Mangifera indica cultivar Alphonso chromosome 16, CATAS_Mindica_2.1, whole genome shotgun sequence genomic window:
- the LOC123198857 gene encoding zinc metalloprotease ZmpB isoform X2, producing the protein MGGCATKPKVLTGDHERGVPAPVPVKEDAVTSAKVPAEAKVVVVDDKKVVGDGHGGITEITKVEEIVEDGKADDQNTKPRSLSNLFKNDKGQESIPVDDNAPSEALKEESKKAEKAKEESETKQPEVEISKISIESTPTADFVDAPEKKQPEVEHYKTSIERTPTAAFVDAPEKPVFEETFPVAMTETKESSEKKTEDAIITTSEMKTEDADITTSEMKTEDAVITTSEIKPEDEVKSSEMTETKESSEKKTKDAIIITSEMKTEDAVITTSEIKPEDEVKSSEIKREDQKPSDEKKIEEAK; encoded by the exons atggGGGGTTGTGCAACTAAGCCCAAAGTGTTGACGGGTGATCATGAGAGGGGGGTCCCGGCGCCGGTGCCTGTTAAGGAGGACGCTGTAACATCTGCCAAGGTACCTGCAGAAGCCAAAGTTGTCGTGGTTGATGACAAGAAGGTTGTTGGTGATGGCCATGGTGGTATAACTGAAATTACTAAGGTCGAGGAGATAGTCGAAGATGGAAAGGCTGATGATCAAAATACTAAACCTCGATCCCTCAGTAACTTGTTCAAG AATGATAAAGGGCAGGAGTCAATACCAGTTGATGATAATGCTCCTTCAGAGGCCCTGAAAGAAGAATCAAAGAAGGCTGAAAAGGCTAAAGAAGAATCCGAGACAAAGCAACCTGAAGTTGAAATTTCTAAGATTTCTATTGAGAGTACACCTACTGCAGATTTTGTTGATGCTCCTGAGAAAAAGCAACCTGAAGTTGAACATTATAAGACTTCTATTGAGCGAACACCTACTGCAGCTTTTGTTGATGCTCCTGAGAAGCCTGTTTTTGAGGAAACATTCCCAGTTGCCATGACCGAAACCAAGGAATCATCGGAGAAGAAAACAGAAGATGCAATTATAACAAC ATCGGAGATGAAAACAGAAGATGCAGATATAACAACATCGGAGATGAAAACAGAAGATGCAGTTATAACAACATCGGAGATAAAACCTGAAGATGAGGTGAAATCTTCGGAGATGACCGAAACCAAGGAATCATcggagaagaaaacaaaagatgCAATTATAATAACATCGGAGATGAAAACAGAAGATGCAGTTATAACAACATCGGAGATAAAACCCGAAGATGAGGTGAAATCTTCTGAGATTAAACGTGAAGATCAAAAGCCATCTGATgagaagaaaatagaagaagCTAAGTGA
- the LOC123198857 gene encoding uncharacterized protein YFR016C isoform X3 gives MGGCATKPKVLTGDHERGVPAPVPVKEDAVTSAKVPAEAKVVVVDDKKVVGDGHGGITEITKVEEIVEDGKADDQNTKPRSLSNLFKNDKGQESIPVDDNAPSEALKEESKKAEKAKEESETKQPEVEISKISIESTPTADFVDAPEKKQPEVEHYKTSIERTPTAAFVDAPEKPVFEETFPVAMTETKESSEKKTEDAIITTSEMKTEDADITTSEMKTEDADITTSEMKTEDAVITTSEIKPEDEVKSSEIKREDQKPSDEKKIEEAK, from the exons atggGGGGTTGTGCAACTAAGCCCAAAGTGTTGACGGGTGATCATGAGAGGGGGGTCCCGGCGCCGGTGCCTGTTAAGGAGGACGCTGTAACATCTGCCAAGGTACCTGCAGAAGCCAAAGTTGTCGTGGTTGATGACAAGAAGGTTGTTGGTGATGGCCATGGTGGTATAACTGAAATTACTAAGGTCGAGGAGATAGTCGAAGATGGAAAGGCTGATGATCAAAATACTAAACCTCGATCCCTCAGTAACTTGTTCAAG AATGATAAAGGGCAGGAGTCAATACCAGTTGATGATAATGCTCCTTCAGAGGCCCTGAAAGAAGAATCAAAGAAGGCTGAAAAGGCTAAAGAAGAATCCGAGACAAAGCAACCTGAAGTTGAAATTTCTAAGATTTCTATTGAGAGTACACCTACTGCAGATTTTGTTGATGCTCCTGAGAAAAAGCAACCTGAAGTTGAACATTATAAGACTTCTATTGAGCGAACACCTACTGCAGCTTTTGTTGATGCTCCTGAGAAGCCTGTTTTTGAGGAAACATTCCCAGTTGCCATGACCGAAACCAAGGAATCATCGGAGAAGAAAACAGAAGATGCAATTATAACAACATCGGAGATGAAAACAGAAGATGCAGATATAACAACATCGGAGATGAAAACAGAAGATGCAGATATAACAACATCGGAGATGAAAACAGAAGATGCAGTTATAACAACATCGGAGATAAAACCTGAAGATGAG GTGAAATCTTCTGAGATTAAACGTGAAGATCAAAAGCCATCTGATgagaagaaaatagaagaagCTAAGTGA
- the LOC123198857 gene encoding zinc metalloprotease ZmpB isoform X1 has protein sequence MGGCATKPKVLTGDHERGVPAPVPVKEDAVTSAKVPAEAKVVVVDDKKVVGDGHGGITEITKVEEIVEDGKADDQNTKPRSLSNLFKNDKGQESIPVDDNAPSEALKEESKKAEKAKEESETKQPEVEISKISIESTPTADFVDAPEKKQPEVEHYKTSIERTPTAAFVDAPEKPVFEETFPVAMTETKESSEKKTEDAIITTSEMKTEDADITTSEMKTEDADITTSEMKTEDAVITTSEIKPEDEVKSSEMTETKESSEKKTKDAIIITSEMKTEDAVITTSEIKPEDEVKSSEIKREDQKPSDEKKIEEAK, from the exons atggGGGGTTGTGCAACTAAGCCCAAAGTGTTGACGGGTGATCATGAGAGGGGGGTCCCGGCGCCGGTGCCTGTTAAGGAGGACGCTGTAACATCTGCCAAGGTACCTGCAGAAGCCAAAGTTGTCGTGGTTGATGACAAGAAGGTTGTTGGTGATGGCCATGGTGGTATAACTGAAATTACTAAGGTCGAGGAGATAGTCGAAGATGGAAAGGCTGATGATCAAAATACTAAACCTCGATCCCTCAGTAACTTGTTCAAG AATGATAAAGGGCAGGAGTCAATACCAGTTGATGATAATGCTCCTTCAGAGGCCCTGAAAGAAGAATCAAAGAAGGCTGAAAAGGCTAAAGAAGAATCCGAGACAAAGCAACCTGAAGTTGAAATTTCTAAGATTTCTATTGAGAGTACACCTACTGCAGATTTTGTTGATGCTCCTGAGAAAAAGCAACCTGAAGTTGAACATTATAAGACTTCTATTGAGCGAACACCTACTGCAGCTTTTGTTGATGCTCCTGAGAAGCCTGTTTTTGAGGAAACATTCCCAGTTGCCATGACCGAAACCAAGGAATCATCGGAGAAGAAAACAGAAGATGCAATTATAACAACATCGGAGATGAAAACAGAAGATGCAGATATAACAACATCGGAGATGAAAACAGAAGATGCAGATATAACAACATCGGAGATGAAAACAGAAGATGCAGTTATAACAACATCGGAGATAAAACCTGAAGATGAGGTGAAATCTTCGGAGATGACCGAAACCAAGGAATCATcggagaagaaaacaaaagatgCAATTATAATAACATCGGAGATGAAAACAGAAGATGCAGTTATAACAACATCGGAGATAAAACCCGAAGATGAGGTGAAATCTTCTGAGATTAAACGTGAAGATCAAAAGCCATCTGATgagaagaaaatagaagaagCTAAGTGA